A region of the Mesorhizobium shangrilense genome:
CGGAGCCTCATCCGGAGTACGGGTGCTATCGGGATTTGACGGTGAAGGGCGGCTCGATCGGCGCGGTGGTTTCATAAAATGGCAGCCTCGACAAAAATCACTGCCCAGCCTTATCGCACTCTCCCCGATTTCGGCACTGCCACACAGATCCTTATGCTCCCCCTTATGTGACGACGTCGGCGTTTTTGTCGCGCTCCGATAACCGCGCTGGTTCTTTTTAAGCTGAAGCCGGCGCAGGGCGGCTTCTGCCTCGGGCGCTGTTGCGAAGGTGTCGAGGCGGGTCCGGCCGCGGGTGCCGATACGACCCCAGTTGCGGGTCACGCAGCTTTCACCGAACAGGGTGGGGGAGACGTGCATGGCGTAGAAGCGCGCCATGTTTTTGGAGGCGTCGATGCGGTGCAGGAGAACGGATGCGTCGGTGTCCCTACTCATGATCGCATGATGCGGCATGAGGCTGGGACCTTCCAACGTATTCGGTGAATCATTGGAAGGGGATTGATTCACGACGCTGATGGGTTGCTGGCGCGTCAGCTTTTTTCTTGCGGTTTTGGGGGGTCTTTGCGCAGGGTGATTTTGAACGGCCAGCCTGCATGCACGTCGTCGCGGTTGTAGAACATGCCGAGGGCGATGCTGTCTACGTAGGGATGGGGGTGTGCGCGCAGCGACGGCAAGAGATAGTCCCAATGCTTGGGCAGCGGCAGCTCGAACATGGCGCAGCCATGGCCGTCGTCGTCGTCCCAGGTGCCTTGATAGCGGACGTTGAGGCCGTCCTCATCGACGGCGCGCATGCGCAGGACGCCGTTCTTCCAGGCGTATTTGACAACGAGGTCGTCACCGTCGGCGGCGACAGCGGTTACCGGGGCGGGCGTGTCGACATTGCCGAAGGGCGGCGACAGCTGCCATGCCACGGCGAGGTCGTCGGTGATGGCGGTGAGCAGGCGGGAGTGGGTGGCGTTGTATTTTTCGACGTCCTTGGGCTCGTCGATCTGATGATTGTAGCAGAGGTCGAAGATACCGTCCGGCATCTGCGCCCGGAACGCTTCGGTGGCGAGGAAATACAGGAAGAACGGAAGTGTGATGAAAAAAACGATGGTGAGCGCGCGGTCGGCTGCCTTCCACATCTTTCGCCACATGCTTGCCCCCGACGTTGGCTGGTCCAGGCTGGCCTAGAATGCGGGGGATTTTGCTTGCCGTCTAGTAGCGGCGTTTGCTGGCGCGGACGATGCGCATCGTGTCTTCTTGCGAGAGCTGTCGGTGCTGCGGTTCGGCATGGTGCATGACCTGCGCGAGGTCGCGCTTGTCGTAGGCCTAGCCGCAGATCGGGCAGGGTTCGAAATGCTCGCTTTCGTCCAGCACGGTTTCATCGGTCGTGCCGATGATGCCGAGATCGTTCTTGATCATGGCTGTTTGATCCGCTTGGCGTGCTTGACGAGTGTGGCGCGGTCGTTGCCGTGTTCGCGGATGAG
Encoded here:
- a CDS encoding WGR domain-containing protein, which encodes MPHHAIMSRDTDASVLLHRIDASKNMARFYAMHVSPTLFGESCVTRNWGRIGTRGRTRLDTFATAPEAEAALRRLQLKKNQRGYRSATKTPTSSHKGEHKDLCGSAEIGESAIRLGSDFCRGCHFMKPPRRSSRPSPSNPDSTRTPDEAPTILQFRVWLKGLSPMVWRRVQVPATMALREFHGVLQIVMGWEGSSSCILSATAHGS
- a CDS encoding DUF3606 domain-containing protein, translating into MQYLAEQTGITPDQARQLIREHGNDRATLVKHAKRIKQP